Proteins from a single region of Haloplanus sp. GDY1:
- a CDS encoding GbsR/MarR family transcriptional regulator: MTGEDPAVVREEVIESMERSAEVYGLSRSAGRVYGVLYFAPEPLSIPELVEETGYAKSTISNVTRKLTRIGLIRRRSSGGGGRRVQFEPVTDLWVVVQDVFQQYVAREMGTTRRTLDRARTRLDGGDDSRTAGRIEDLATTYDEFETLLELAMDHSVEELIEAIEAYDGESGG; encoded by the coding sequence ATGACCGGGGAGGACCCCGCGGTCGTCAGGGAGGAAGTGATCGAGTCGATGGAGCGCTCGGCGGAGGTGTACGGGCTGAGTCGGAGCGCCGGGCGGGTGTACGGCGTCCTCTACTTCGCGCCGGAGCCGCTCTCCATCCCCGAACTGGTCGAGGAGACGGGATACGCGAAGTCGACGATCAGCAACGTGACCCGGAAGCTCACGCGGATCGGCCTGATCCGTCGCCGCTCCTCGGGGGGCGGCGGACGGCGGGTCCAGTTCGAACCCGTGACGGACCTCTGGGTCGTCGTCCAGGACGTGTTCCAGCAGTACGTCGCCCGCGAGATGGGGACGACCCGTCGGACGCTCGACCGGGCGCGAACCCGTCTGGACGGGGGCGACGACTCCCGCACGGCGGGCCGGATCGAGGACCTGGCGACGACCTACGACGAGTTCGAGACCCTCCTCGAACTCGCGATGGACCACTCCGTCGAGGAACTGATCGAGGCGATCGAGGCCTACGACGGCGAAAGTGGCGGTTGA
- the glyA gene encoding serine hydroxymethyltransferase, with the protein MEYENVERADRAVAEAIRSEARLQDESLMMIASENVASPAVREAQGSILTNRNALGYPDSRLYPGSENIDEVEALAIAYSKELWGADHVNVQPHSGSLANLAVYLAVLDPGDRLLALHPRDGGHITHGSDLHLSGDLYETHHYELDPETGRLDYEAIARRAEEVDPDMIISGYSAYPRTIDWERFQEIAASVDAYHLADIAHLSGLIATGVFPSPVGVAEFCTGSTYKTIKTGRGGIILCDEEYGEAVDEALFPRLQGGAAMPNIAGKAAGLAEALDDEFDDYVDRTVADAEALADALAERGVDVVTGGTDTHIVLVDLRGSHSDLPGSEAERALEAAGIVANKASVPGDPRYPSDASGIRFGTTSLAARGFEGAAMDAVADLIVRALDSAGDEGALEELSAEVATLCE; encoded by the coding sequence ATGGAATACGAGAACGTCGAGCGGGCGGACAGAGCCGTCGCCGAAGCGATCCGCTCGGAGGCACGGCTACAGGACGAGAGCCTGATGATGATCGCCTCGGAGAACGTCGCCAGCCCGGCGGTCCGGGAGGCCCAGGGGAGCATCCTCACGAACCGGAACGCGCTTGGCTACCCCGACTCCCGGCTCTACCCCGGATCGGAGAACATCGACGAGGTGGAGGCGCTGGCGATAGCGTACTCGAAGGAACTGTGGGGTGCCGACCACGTCAACGTGCAGCCACACAGCGGATCGCTGGCGAACCTGGCGGTCTATCTCGCCGTACTCGACCCCGGTGACAGGCTCCTGGCCCTGCATCCCCGGGACGGCGGACACATCACGCACGGCTCCGACCTCCATCTCAGCGGCGACCTCTACGAGACGCATCACTACGAACTCGATCCGGAGACGGGGCGTCTCGATTACGAGGCGATCGCTCGGCGGGCCGAGGAGGTCGACCCCGACATGATCATCTCCGGCTATTCGGCGTACCCGCGGACGATAGACTGGGAGCGGTTCCAGGAAATCGCGGCGTCGGTCGACGCGTACCACCTGGCGGACATCGCACACCTCTCGGGGCTCATCGCGACGGGGGTGTTCCCCTCGCCGGTCGGCGTCGCGGAGTTCTGCACCGGGTCGACGTACAAGACGATCAAGACGGGGCGCGGCGGAATCATCCTGTGTGACGAGGAGTACGGGGAGGCGGTCGACGAGGCGCTGTTCCCCCGACTCCAGGGCGGGGCCGCGATGCCGAACATCGCCGGCAAGGCGGCCGGGCTCGCGGAGGCGCTCGACGACGAGTTCGACGACTACGTCGACCGAACGGTCGCCGACGCGGAGGCGCTCGCCGACGCGCTCGCGGAGCGAGGGGTCGACGTCGTGACCGGCGGGACGGACACACACATCGTCCTCGTCGACCTCCGGGGCTCCCACAGTGACCTCCCGGGGAGCGAGGCCGAACGGGCGCTGGAGGCCGCCGGAATCGTCGCGAACAAGGCGTCGGTCCCGGGCGATCCGCGATACCCCTCGGACGCGAGCGGGATCCGGTTCGGCACCACGAGCCTCGCGGCCCGCGGGTTCGAGGGGGCGGCGATGGACGCCGTCGCCGACCTGATCGTGCGAGCCCTCGACAGCGCGGGCGACGAGGGGGCGCTGGAGGAACTGTCGGCCGAGGTGGCGACGCTGTGCGAGTGA
- a CDS encoding hybrid sensor histidine kinase/response regulator, which yields MSRASPDPVRVLHVDDDPDFAELTATFLERENEGLVVETAPSASEALDRLAADAYDCVVSDYDMPGQNGIEFLEAVRETEPSLPFVLFTGKGSEEVASEAISAGVTDYLQKEAGTDQYTVLANRIVNAVEHYRSQRLVERSEKRLREIVDSLPHFLFVVDGDGTYLLANEALASFHGTTVSALEGRPVADVLGEEPAEQFRADVEEVLASGTPERVQEVEIADATGEVHVLEPRLLPYDLTDGDGRGVLGIAVDVTERRERERKLERARERMQLALDQTRSAIFEIDLDSGAVVRHGTYERFFGHRPDEVPTWEDHCETVVHPADRARFRRFHEELIAGERERGEVEYRTMPDPETGTHRWIRATVDADGGSDRRAVGISRDVTEHKERELELERKERRYGAIFDDPNILVGLIDTDGTVLDVNRTALSFVDADHGDVVGRPFAETPWFEGAEGVKADVEAWIDRAADGEYVEFELDLVQPSGEPYSVAGVFRPVTDDDGEVVSIIVSDREISERKQHQRELKRTNSVLSTLFDTLPVGVIAEDEDRTVLTVNDQLFDLFGMDGRPENVVGADCRELADATSRLFDDPEAFLEGIERARREATGNHEETLRLDDGRTFARTHRRVDLADGDGHLWVYRDVTERVRRERRLEALSETTRELMAAETRERIAEIGVEAARDILNLDINAIHLRDDEGRLAPAASTDDLVDLIGDLPTFTGGESIAWRSYDRGEALAVDDVADDPDVFNPESPLRSELHLPLGEHGILIAGSTAPGAFDQEDVVLGEILASNLATALEQVARTEQLRAREAELAQRNDHLESFASIISHDLRSPLNVAAGQLELAMEECDSERLPAIERSLDRMETLIADLLALAREGEPAGEKEAVHLATLARSCWETIETEGAGLVIDADGTVVADRSRLRQLLENLVRNAVEHGATAEGVDDGVTIRIGDLESGFFVADDGPGIAESERESVFEAGYSTSSEGTGLGLGIVEQVAHAHGWTVSITDSDAGGTRVEITGVERESRAPLH from the coding sequence ATGAGTAGGGCGTCCCCGGATCCCGTTCGCGTGCTCCACGTCGACGACGACCCGGACTTTGCCGAGCTGACCGCGACGTTTCTCGAACGCGAGAACGAGGGGTTGGTCGTCGAGACGGCACCGAGCGCGAGCGAGGCGCTCGACCGACTCGCGGCCGACGCGTACGACTGTGTCGTCTCCGACTACGACATGCCCGGGCAGAACGGCATCGAGTTCCTCGAGGCCGTCCGCGAGACCGAGCCCTCCCTCCCGTTCGTCCTCTTCACCGGGAAGGGGAGCGAGGAGGTGGCGAGCGAGGCCATCTCCGCGGGCGTCACCGACTACCTCCAGAAGGAGGCCGGGACCGACCAGTACACCGTACTCGCGAATCGGATCGTCAACGCGGTCGAACACTACCGCTCGCAGCGGCTGGTCGAGCGAAGCGAGAAGCGCCTGCGGGAGATCGTCGACTCCCTGCCGCACTTCCTGTTCGTCGTGGACGGCGACGGCACGTATCTGCTCGCGAACGAGGCGCTCGCGTCGTTCCACGGCACGACCGTCTCGGCGCTGGAGGGGCGTCCCGTGGCCGACGTCCTCGGCGAGGAACCGGCCGAGCAGTTCCGGGCGGACGTCGAGGAGGTGCTGGCGTCGGGCACGCCCGAACGGGTACAGGAGGTCGAAATCGCCGACGCGACGGGCGAGGTCCACGTTCTGGAGCCGCGGCTGCTGCCGTACGACCTCACGGACGGCGACGGACGCGGGGTGCTCGGCATCGCCGTCGACGTCACCGAGCGCCGGGAACGCGAGCGGAAGCTCGAACGGGCGCGCGAGCGCATGCAACTCGCGCTCGACCAGACGCGGTCGGCCATCTTCGAAATCGATCTGGACTCGGGGGCGGTCGTCCGCCACGGCACCTACGAACGGTTCTTCGGTCACCGGCCCGACGAGGTGCCGACGTGGGAGGACCACTGCGAGACCGTGGTCCACCCGGCGGATCGGGCGCGGTTCCGGCGGTTCCACGAGGAACTGATCGCGGGCGAGCGGGAGCGTGGCGAGGTGGAATACCGGACGATGCCGGATCCCGAGACGGGGACCCACCGCTGGATCAGGGCCACCGTCGACGCCGACGGGGGGTCGGATCGGCGGGCGGTCGGCATCTCCCGCGACGTCACGGAGCACAAGGAGCGGGAACTGGAACTCGAACGCAAGGAGCGGCGCTACGGCGCCATCTTCGACGATCCGAACATCCTCGTGGGGCTGATCGACACCGACGGCACGGTGCTGGACGTCAACCGGACGGCGCTCTCGTTCGTCGACGCCGACCACGGCGACGTGGTCGGACGGCCCTTCGCCGAGACGCCCTGGTTCGAGGGCGCGGAGGGCGTCAAAGCGGACGTCGAGGCGTGGATCGACCGCGCCGCGGACGGCGAGTACGTCGAGTTCGAACTCGATTTGGTCCAGCCGAGCGGCGAACCCTACTCGGTCGCGGGCGTGTTCAGACCGGTCACGGACGACGACGGCGAGGTCGTCTCGATCATCGTCTCCGACCGGGAGATCAGCGAGCGAAAGCAACACCAGCGGGAGCTGAAGCGGACGAACAGCGTCCTCTCGACGCTCTTCGATACGCTTCCCGTGGGCGTCATCGCGGAGGACGAGGACCGGACCGTCCTGACGGTCAACGATCAGCTGTTCGACCTGTTCGGGATGGACGGCAGGCCGGAGAACGTCGTCGGCGCGGACTGTCGGGAGCTGGCCGACGCGACCAGCAGGCTGTTCGACGATCCGGAGGCGTTCCTCGAGGGGATCGAACGAGCGAGGCGGGAAGCGACCGGGAACCACGAGGAGACGCTGCGCCTCGATGACGGCCGGACGTTCGCACGGACCCACCGACGGGTCGACCTCGCCGACGGCGACGGCCACCTCTGGGTGTATCGCGACGTCACCGAGCGCGTCCGTCGCGAGCGGCGACTCGAAGCGCTGAGCGAGACGACCCGGGAGCTGATGGCCGCCGAGACGCGGGAGCGGATCGCCGAAATCGGCGTCGAGGCGGCGCGTGATATCCTGAACCTCGACATCAACGCGATCCACCTCCGCGACGACGAGGGGCGACTCGCCCCGGCTGCCTCCACCGACGACCTCGTCGACCTCATCGGCGACCTGCCGACGTTCACCGGCGGGGAGAGCATCGCGTGGCGCAGTTACGACCGGGGCGAGGCGCTCGCCGTCGACGACGTGGCGGACGACCCCGACGTGTTCAATCCGGAGTCGCCGCTCCGGAGCGAGCTCCACCTCCCGCTCGGCGAACACGGCATCCTCATCGCGGGGTCGACGGCGCCCGGCGCCTTCGACCAGGAGGACGTGGTGCTCGGCGAAATCCTCGCCAGCAACCTCGCCACGGCGCTCGAACAGGTGGCGCGGACCGAGCAGTTGCGCGCCCGCGAGGCGGAACTGGCACAGCGGAACGACCACCTGGAGTCGTTCGCGAGCATCATCTCCCACGACCTCCGGAGCCCGCTGAACGTGGCCGCCGGCCAGCTCGAACTGGCGATGGAGGAGTGCGACAGCGAGCGGCTCCCGGCCATCGAGCGGTCGCTCGACCGGATGGAGACGCTGATCGCCGACCTCCTGGCGCTGGCACGGGAGGGGGAACCGGCGGGGGAGAAGGAAGCGGTCCACCTCGCCACGCTGGCCCGAAGCTGCTGGGAGACCATCGAAACCGAGGGTGCCGGACTGGTGATCGACGCCGACGGGACGGTCGTGGCCGACCGGAGCCGGCTCCGGCAACTGCTCGAGAACCTCGTCAGGAACGCGGTCGAACACGGCGCCACGGCCGAGGGGGTCGACGACGGCGTGACCATCCGCATCGGCGACCTGGAGAGCGGGTTCTTCGTCGCCGACGACGGCCCAGGCATCGCCGAATCCGAGCGCGAATCGGTGTTCGAGGCCGGCTACTCGACGTCCAGCGAGGGGACGGGGCTGGGGCTGGGGATCGTCGAACAGGTCGCGCACGCCCACGGGTGGACCGTCTCGATCACCGACAGCGACGCCGGCGGCACGCGAGTCGAGATCACCGGCGTCGAACGCGAATCGAGAGCGCCGCTGCACTGA
- a CDS encoding helix-turn-helix domain-containing protein, with product MAAPSDGRSASGESCQLKLKLRHPNCWMTAVTDGSAGRLLVNAVYTVDGNVTAHVVVHADSTAAVDEVVAAARASEHTYSVTEMHPRDEFSLTSRPVGKATRGLLVEYAPEESIHDAIVSKGFLPQEPLRIRDGYEFWTVATDKHRDRLREDLDRIAAENDADITIQRVATRGATDGSTVDPPTLSDRQREVFELARLRGYYEWPREVSAAELAAELGLAKATVLEHLRKAEAKLLDPDGGAAGGYERKS from the coding sequence ATGGCCGCACCGAGTGACGGCCGGTCCGCGAGCGGCGAGAGCTGTCAGCTGAAGCTGAAACTCCGGCATCCCAACTGCTGGATGACGGCGGTCACCGACGGGAGCGCGGGGCGGCTACTCGTCAACGCCGTCTACACCGTCGACGGGAACGTGACGGCCCACGTCGTCGTCCACGCCGACTCCACCGCCGCCGTCGACGAGGTGGTCGCGGCGGCGCGGGCGTCCGAACACACGTACTCGGTCACGGAGATGCACCCCCGTGACGAGTTCAGCCTCACGTCGCGACCGGTCGGGAAGGCCACCCGTGGCCTGCTCGTGGAGTACGCCCCCGAGGAGAGCATCCACGACGCGATCGTCTCGAAGGGGTTTCTCCCCCAGGAACCGCTCCGAATACGTGACGGCTACGAGTTCTGGACGGTCGCTACGGACAAGCACCGCGACCGACTGCGTGAGGACCTCGACCGGATCGCCGCGGAGAACGACGCCGACATCACGATCCAGCGAGTGGCGACCCGGGGAGCGACCGACGGGTCGACCGTCGACCCGCCCACCCTGTCGGATCGCCAGCGCGAGGTGTTCGAACTGGCTCGGCTCCGGGGGTACTACGAGTGGCCGCGCGAGGTGTCGGCCGCCGAACTCGCGGCGGAACTCGGCCTCGCGAAGGCGACGGTCCTCGAACACCTGCGGAAGGCCGAGGCGAAACTGCTGGATCCCGACGGGGGTGCGGCCGGGGGCTACGAGAGGAAGTCGTAA
- a CDS encoding IclR family transcriptional regulator: MTTDEPVLQTTGRSLEILEAITSHGSVRADALAEEIGISKSSVHNHLATLREKEYVVKRGDRYYLGLKLYHLGEQAKTRRPSYDVIGEHVTRIANEVDMEVDFSVEEYGRVVVIFDEVGHKNRSGFQLGRYVPIHACASGKAILAEYPPERVASILDHRGLPRLTEATIVDREDLLDDLQEIRNRGYAINNGESNTGIQAVGTTVTEPDGTVAGGLSIAGPTYNYPPYEQVAEMLLPAVDELERKIEARWRREFGRQDPREED; encoded by the coding sequence ATGACGACCGACGAACCCGTCCTCCAGACCACGGGGCGTTCGCTGGAGATCCTCGAAGCGATAACCAGCCACGGCAGCGTTCGAGCGGACGCCCTCGCGGAGGAGATCGGGATCTCGAAGAGCTCCGTGCACAACCATCTGGCGACGCTCCGGGAGAAGGAGTACGTGGTCAAGCGGGGCGACCGGTACTACCTCGGCCTGAAGCTGTACCACCTCGGCGAACAGGCCAAAACGCGGCGACCGTCGTACGACGTCATCGGCGAGCACGTCACGCGAATCGCGAACGAGGTCGACATGGAGGTGGACTTCTCGGTGGAGGAGTACGGCCGCGTCGTCGTGATCTTCGACGAGGTGGGACACAAGAACCGCAGCGGGTTCCAACTCGGCCGATACGTGCCGATCCACGCGTGTGCGTCCGGGAAGGCGATCCTCGCGGAGTATCCGCCGGAGCGGGTCGCGTCGATCCTCGATCACCGCGGACTGCCCCGGTTGACCGAGGCGACCATCGTCGACCGGGAGGACCTGCTGGACGACCTCCAGGAGATCCGGAACCGGGGATACGCCATAAACAACGGGGAGAGCAACACCGGTATACAGGCCGTCGGAACGACCGTCACCGAACCGGACGGCACCGTCGCCGGCGGGCTCTCGATAGCCGGCCCCACCTACAACTATCCCCCGTACGAACAGGTCGCGGAGATGCTGTTACCCGCCGTCGACGAACTCGAACGCAAGATCGAGGCGCGGTGGCGGCGGGAGTTCGGACGGCAGGACCCCCGCGAGGAGGACTAG
- the mtnA gene encoding S-methyl-5-thioribose-1-phosphate isomerase — MRTIEWDDDRDCIVMVDQTKLPGEYTTYHAETIPQLVESIRRLRVRGAPALGAAGAFGVALAARRNEAATFDDYADAVAADAESVANARPTAVNLSREVETVLSELRACTSIPEARERTLAAATDVADADVERNERLGGNGAALLSDGETVMTHCNAGALATVDWGTALGVVYSAQEAGKEISVIANETRPLNQGSRITTVELQQRDVDVTLIPDNASGLCMQEGMVDAVVVGADRIVLDGGERFGDQGVVFNKIGTYKQAVMADRHGVPFVVAAPHSTVDTERSADEVEIEERDPDELREIYGTRNAPEGTAVYNPAFDPTPMELVDYLVTETGVYEPPLDRTTFEAAERTPA, encoded by the coding sequence ATGAGGACTATCGAGTGGGACGACGACCGGGACTGCATCGTGATGGTCGATCAGACCAAGCTACCGGGGGAGTACACGACGTATCACGCCGAGACGATCCCCCAGCTCGTCGAGAGCATCCGGCGGTTGCGGGTCCGCGGGGCGCCCGCGCTCGGCGCGGCCGGGGCGTTCGGCGTCGCGCTCGCCGCGCGCCGAAACGAGGCAGCGACGTTCGACGACTACGCCGACGCGGTCGCCGCCGACGCCGAGTCGGTCGCGAACGCCCGGCCGACGGCGGTGAACCTCTCGCGCGAGGTCGAGACCGTCCTGTCCGAACTCCGGGCGTGTACGTCGATCCCCGAGGCGCGGGAGCGGACGCTCGCGGCCGCCACGGACGTCGCCGACGCCGACGTCGAGCGAAACGAGCGCCTCGGCGGCAACGGGGCGGCGTTGCTCTCGGACGGCGAGACGGTGATGACTCACTGTAACGCCGGCGCGCTCGCGACCGTCGACTGGGGGACCGCCCTCGGCGTCGTCTACTCCGCGCAGGAAGCGGGGAAGGAGATCTCCGTGATCGCCAACGAGACGCGCCCGCTGAATCAGGGCTCGCGCATCACGACCGTCGAACTCCAGCAGCGGGACGTCGACGTGACGCTCATCCCCGACAACGCGAGCGGCCTCTGTATGCAGGAGGGGATGGTCGACGCCGTCGTCGTCGGGGCGGATCGGATCGTCCTCGACGGCGGCGAGCGGTTCGGCGACCAGGGCGTCGTCTTCAACAAGATCGGGACGTACAAGCAGGCCGTGATGGCCGACCGCCACGGCGTCCCGTTCGTCGTCGCCGCGCCCCACTCGACGGTCGACACCGAGCGAAGCGCCGACGAGGTGGAGATCGAGGAGCGCGACCCCGACGAACTGCGGGAGATCTACGGCACCCGGAACGCGCCCGAGGGGACCGCGGTGTACAACCCCGCCTTCGATCCGACGCCGATGGAACTCGTCGACTACCTCGTCACCGAGACGGGGGTGTACGAGCCCCCGCTGGATCGGACGACGTTCGAGGCGGCGGAACGGACGCCGGCCTGA
- a CDS encoding undecaprenyl-diphosphate phosphatase: MDPHLVAVVVGFLQGVFEWLPVSSEGNVAIALTALGERPGVAVSYALFLHLGTAVSATVYYRDEVRAALASASTVRPDGAFDGETATLSFVAVATAASSAVGLIALLALDALVSELTGGAFVALVGALLVATGLLQRFAGAYGLAVRGTPDALDALLVGGLQGLAILPGVSRSGVTTSALLLRGHDGTAAFRLSFLLSIPAALLGGGVGVVRAGGIGVSPTVGLVALVAAAVVGYVTIDALMRVVRRAPVWLLCVGLGGLAVAGGLLI, encoded by the coding sequence ATGGATCCGCATCTGGTGGCCGTGGTCGTAGGGTTCCTCCAGGGAGTGTTCGAGTGGCTCCCCGTCTCCAGCGAGGGCAACGTCGCCATCGCCCTGACGGCGCTCGGCGAACGACCGGGCGTCGCCGTCTCCTATGCCCTCTTTCTCCACCTCGGAACCGCCGTCTCGGCCACCGTCTACTACCGCGACGAGGTGCGTGCGGCGCTCGCGTCCGCGTCGACGGTACGCCCCGACGGAGCGTTCGACGGGGAGACGGCGACGCTCTCCTTCGTCGCCGTCGCCACCGCCGCGTCGTCCGCCGTCGGGCTGATCGCCCTCCTCGCCCTCGACGCCCTGGTGTCGGAACTGACCGGCGGCGCCTTCGTCGCCCTCGTGGGCGCCCTCCTCGTCGCCACGGGCCTCCTCCAGCGGTTCGCGGGCGCCTACGGCCTCGCCGTCCGGGGGACGCCGGACGCCCTCGACGCCCTCCTGGTCGGCGGCCTGCAGGGGCTCGCCATCCTCCCCGGCGTCTCCCGGTCGGGGGTCACCACGAGCGCCCTCCTCCTGCGCGGCCACGACGGCACGGCCGCCTTCCGCCTCTCCTTCCTGCTCAGCATCCCCGCCGCGCTCCTCGGCGGGGGCGTCGGCGTCGTCCGCGCCGGGGGCATCGGCGTCTCGCCGACGGTCGGCCTGGTCGCCCTCGTCGCCGCCGCCGTCGTCGGTTACGTCACCATCGACGCCCTGATGCGGGTGGTTCGGCGAGCGCCCGTCTGGCTGCTCTGTGTGGGCCTCGGCGGCCTCGCCGTCGCCGGCGGCCTCCTGATTTAA
- a CDS encoding DUF4112 domain-containing protein: protein MSDDLASAFDAEIDELPDSVDRAAVRRMGLVACVLDESVRVPGTEFRVGLDPLLGVLPGTGDVVSGALSMYVVVESARLGVSYGTLLRMLANVAIDVVGGSVPVVGDLFDAAWKANTRNLDLALADLADDGRAPMEDAVEIEIE, encoded by the coding sequence ATGAGCGACGACCTGGCGTCAGCGTTCGACGCGGAGATCGACGAACTGCCGGACTCGGTCGATCGGGCGGCGGTCCGACGGATGGGTCTCGTGGCGTGCGTCCTCGACGAGAGCGTCCGGGTTCCGGGGACGGAGTTCCGGGTCGGTCTCGATCCGCTGCTCGGCGTCCTCCCGGGCACGGGCGACGTCGTGAGCGGCGCGCTCTCGATGTACGTCGTCGTCGAGTCGGCCCGACTCGGCGTCTCCTACGGGACGCTGCTCCGGATGCTCGCCAACGTCGCCATCGACGTCGTCGGGGGATCGGTCCCCGTCGTCGGCGACCTCTTCGACGCCGCCTGGAAGGCCAACACGCGCAACCTCGACCTCGCGCTTGCGGACCTCGCCGACGACGGGCGGGCGCCGATGGAGGACGCCGTCGAAATCGAGATCGAGTGA
- a CDS encoding sugar transferase, which yields MLSGWRFRFVSAAGTVALAAVCVGVANHPVVQRLVDAVPVFARLPATTLSNGDLTLAIATTLAVVLGAFVPLFKPRPRRAFDTLLLVERRVLLVAVALAAVGYFDYTYRLPRTTLVLATLSMAVVLPAWFVAVRRRPRVDPDRAVIVGDDPAAIADVTRETDVPVVGYVASVADGAGVELPDGGAAADGGAVPEAPCLGGLSRLDEILVRNDADAAVLAFSYPGCEEFFGTLDTCFDVGVSAMVHDDHADTVLTTGLQRDGFVAIDLEPWDLQERVLKRLFDVAFAATAMLLLAPLLLVIALAIKLDSPGPILYSQERTAEFGDTFTVYKFRSMVPDAEADTGAVLSAEDEGEVDPRVTRVGRVLRETHLDEVPQLWSILVGDMSVVGPRPERPELDDDIRRSVHTWQQRWFVRPGLTGLAQINDVASTDPAEKLRYDVAYIRNQSFWFDLRILLRQLWMVGEDAVGFLR from the coding sequence ATGCTCTCGGGGTGGCGGTTCAGATTCGTCAGTGCAGCGGGAACGGTGGCACTCGCGGCGGTCTGTGTCGGCGTCGCGAACCACCCGGTCGTTCAGCGACTCGTCGACGCCGTCCCCGTCTTCGCCCGGTTGCCGGCGACGACGCTGTCCAACGGCGACCTGACTCTCGCCATCGCGACGACCCTCGCCGTCGTCCTCGGGGCCTTCGTCCCCCTGTTCAAACCGCGCCCGCGACGCGCATTCGACACCCTCCTGCTGGTCGAACGACGGGTCCTGCTGGTGGCCGTCGCGCTGGCCGCCGTCGGCTACTTCGATTACACCTATCGGCTCCCGCGGACGACGCTCGTCCTCGCCACGCTGTCGATGGCCGTCGTCCTCCCGGCGTGGTTCGTCGCCGTCCGCCGCCGGCCGCGTGTCGACCCCGACCGCGCGGTGATCGTCGGCGACGACCCCGCGGCCATCGCCGACGTGACCCGGGAGACGGACGTCCCCGTGGTCGGGTACGTGGCGTCGGTCGCGGACGGGGCAGGCGTGGAACTCCCCGACGGCGGCGCGGCGGCCGACGGCGGCGCCGTCCCCGAGGCGCCGTGTCTCGGCGGGCTGTCGCGTCTCGACGAGATACTCGTCCGCAACGACGCCGACGCGGCGGTTCTGGCGTTCTCCTATCCCGGCTGCGAGGAGTTCTTCGGGACGCTCGACACCTGCTTCGACGTCGGCGTCTCCGCGATGGTCCACGACGACCACGCCGACACCGTGTTGACGACGGGCCTCCAGCGCGACGGGTTCGTCGCCATCGACCTCGAACCGTGGGACCTGCAGGAGCGGGTCCTGAAGCGACTGTTCGACGTCGCCTTCGCCGCGACGGCGATGCTCCTCCTCGCTCCCCTGTTGCTCGTGATCGCCCTCGCGATCAAACTCGACAGCCCCGGACCGATCCTCTACAGCCAGGAGCGGACGGCCGAGTTCGGCGACACGTTCACCGTCTACAAGTTCCGGAGTATGGTCCCCGACGCCGAGGCCGACACCGGCGCCGTCCTCAGCGCCGAGGACGAGGGCGAGGTCGACCCCCGCGTCACCCGGGTCGGACGGGTCCTCCGCGAGACCCACCTCGACGAGGTTCCGCAGCTCTGGTCCATCCTCGTCGGCGACATGAGCGTCGTCGGCCCCCGCCCCGAGCGACCGGAACTCGACGACGACATCCGCCGGAGCGTCCACACCTGGCAACAGCGGTGGTTCGTCCGCCCGGGACTGACCGGCCTCGCACAGATCAACGACGTCGCCAGCACGGACCCGGCCGAGAAGCTCCGGTACGACGTCGCGTACATCCGGAACCAGTCGTTCTGGTTCGACCTCCGCATCCTCCTTCGGCAGCTCTGGATGGTCGGCGAGGACGCCGTCGGCTTCCTGCGCTGA